GAAATATTCTGATCAAATAATGAAATGCCAAGAAAATAACATTTTGTCAAATTCCTTaatgagaatgttccaaagccaagcaactgtCCTGCACCATAATGTGGTATGCAAAATAACCAAGCCCTAAAACGTATGGTCCTCAgaatgttatgtgctagctgggaatgCATTCAGATCACTGTGTTGCCATATTATAGTGCATCAGCGCTTTACTTCAGCAGTAATAATTCAGTGTTCATGTCCCACTTCATTAACTTTTTGTAGTACTAAAAAGCACCGCATATGACTCTCTCGCTGCCGCAAACATGTAGGTATCCCTGATGAGCTTATCCAGGAGGGCAAAGACCTCAAGAGCATCTCTGAGATTGAGGAGACTGGAGACCACTTCAAGGTGACTGTCAccacggggacaaagatcctcACCAACTCCTTCACCATTGGCCAGGAGACGGAGCTCGAGTCGCCGACCGGGGGGAAGGTCAATGTGGGTGGCGCATGTCACAACCCAACCATGAGTTTCATACATCTCCCTACATATACAGCCAGTATCTAACTAAACTATAAGTTCAGCTGATATGGGGTCACTATGGTTAGTTCAGGTCCCAGTGATGTTGTGGGAGGACTGACTTTCGTTGGCAgaatctcctctgctctcctgggACTGGGCGCACAGTTGTGTCTCAAAACCAACTCGCACACCTGATGCACACTGTcacacttttttttcttctccataTATGGCCATCCAACTTGGGCCTGTTAAATTGGTCctagttggtgaccactgctttcAGAGCTAACCGTTGACCTCTCCTGTTTCAGTCTGTGGTGATGAGGGAAGGTAACAAGCTGACGGCCATCCTGAATGGGATCGAATATGTCACAGAACTTACAGACGCAAACACCCTCGTCAACGTGAGTCTGGGGCATATGGCTGGGGTTTCACGAAGCGACACAATTTCAGGGTTATTTTATACCATTAACAAAATGGTTAGTCTATGACAGTGCCGTGAACGCAATTCAACAGTTTGCTGCCGCCAATGTTCTAATTACATGCTGACCCCACCGCTCgcgtcgcaaaataaatgtacgtgttattcaatcattgcacccacactgctcgcgcgcctCAGCAAGCATCTGCGTGGCCAGTGTCCAATCTCCTCATTGGTtcttaggagcatatacccatgtgggtgattgcAAGATTAACTTTAAGGTCCACACTCTGGTCAGTTGTAACGTTGGTTGTCAACCGCCATATAAAGGAGGCGAGATGATGAGAAACATTCGGTTTTCTGTGgcttaattgtcagagtagaggaccttgtgcatttcaggtaaaataacaacccaatgtttatatactaggacaaattagctagctaaattgccataaatatgAAATGCTTTTTGCCCCAAATATAACTGTTTcggagtttgttttgatatttcaacctgcatgtCCTGATCGCTTTTAGTGTGGGTGAATGAGCGCGTCCGGTTTGCTAAGCATAGTGTACTGGCATGGATTTATTGAGTGTAATGATTACAGATGCTTTCTCTTTTCAGACCATGACTCTGTCTGGCATGTCATACAAGAGGACCAGCAAACGAATGTGAAGATCTACTGCACTCTTTGGATTAATAAAATGTGAAAGGCATTGAATGGTCTGGTCTCAGCATTTCATATCAATGGGTAGAACTTCAGGGGAAAATTGAAGTTTGTAATAATAAGGCAAGGTTTGAGTTGGCTGAATGTGGGATTCAATAGAATAGCGTAGTTCTGTGAACATTACACTCGGGCCAAAATGGATTTTCTACATTTTAATGTGACTGCTTTATAGCAAATGTCAACCCATCAGTGTAGAAATGAATGCTTTGGTAGTTCCATCTAGTCTGTTGCAATATGGGTCAGAATCCTACCACATTGGGTGCATCAAAAGCAGATTCCTCAATTTCCAGTTATTTTGGAAAATCAAGTTTCAGGCAATGTTTTTGGACATTGCTTTCACTAGTTCCACCCCAGTGTAGCTGACAAGGGGCTAAAGGTGCACCATTTGAGGGTGACTGGTTTCCCAGCTACAGTGTGGTTGGacgctgggactaaacacctccccctgcaactggatactgcacttcctgatgggccgcccccaggtggtaagggtaggcaacaacacgtctgccacactgatcctcaacacttgggcccctcctgtactctctgttcacccacgactgcgtggttaAACATGACTCAAACACCAAGTTTGAGGTGCACCACAACACCAGTGGTAGGCCTggtcactgacaatgatgagacctggcagtgtggtgccaggacaacctctccctcaatgtgagcacaacaaaggagctgatcgttgactacaggaaaaggcgtgCTAAAcaagcccccattaacatcgacagagCGAGTTTCAAGTTCTTTGTCACAttaccaacgaactatcatggtcctaacacaccaagacagttgtgaagggggcacaacaccttttcccccaccccctctgtGTTGTacactgctactcgctgtttatctatgcatagtcccttCAC
The genomic region above belongs to Oncorhynchus gorbuscha isolate QuinsamMale2020 ecotype Even-year unplaced genomic scaffold, OgorEven_v1.0 Un_scaffold_3144, whole genome shotgun sequence and contains:
- the LOC124017732 gene encoding fatty acid binding protein 1-B.1-like, coding for MSFSGKYQMESHENFESFMEAVGIPDELIQEGKDLKSISEIEETGDHFKVTVTTGTKILTNSFTIGQETELESPTGGKVNSVVMREGNKLTAILNGIEYVTELTDANTLVNTMTLSGMSYKRTSKRM